A section of the Chlorocebus sabaeus isolate Y175 chromosome 17, mChlSab1.0.hap1, whole genome shotgun sequence genome encodes:
- the LOC119626778 gene encoding mitochondrial import receptor subunit TOM5 homolog produces the protein MFQIQGLVQKLDIEGMKWKVCEDVISSIRNFLIYVALLQIIPFILKKLHSI, from the coding sequence ATGTTCCAGATCCAGGGCCTTGTGCAGAAGCTGGATATAGAGGGGATGAAATGGAAGGTGTGTGAGGATGTGATCTCCTCCATACGGAACTTCCTCATCTACGTGGCCCTGCTGCAAATCATTCCTTTTATCTTAAAGAAATTGCACAGCATATGA